In Actinoplanes derwentensis, the following proteins share a genomic window:
- a CDS encoding sensor histidine kinase, protein MGDTSPGRGAWRIWVPPLFTTLVMMAQISHQDGTLVAPTTWQLIIALHGTMSLFFRLRYPLAVTVVTILAGSLLPLTAGHVVVADAAGIVALYTLATLRPRRIVVAAALGAAAAMTASAVPWQPGSVWALENLLPLNYAVIAAAVGDASRNRRELLAEVRQRAVQAELTREQEARRQVREERVRIARDLHDVVAHHITLVNAQAGVAHHLMRSHPDRAQLALAGIRETSRVALDELRCTVGLLRSDDETPQSRQPTPTLTDLDGLVGSFRASGFDVTVHRDGTPRPLTGSADVSAYRIVQEALTNAGKHGTVRHAEVYLAYDDTRLRIAVVNPARPGHRGAGTGHGLIGMRERAGAVGGTLTARMDGDGRFVVEADLPLERS, encoded by the coding sequence GTGGGTGACACCTCGCCAGGGCGGGGTGCCTGGCGGATCTGGGTTCCGCCGCTGTTCACCACGCTGGTGATGATGGCGCAGATCTCGCATCAGGACGGGACGCTGGTCGCGCCGACCACGTGGCAGCTGATCATCGCGTTGCACGGGACGATGTCGTTGTTCTTCCGGCTGCGGTACCCCCTGGCGGTGACCGTGGTGACGATCCTCGCCGGGAGTCTGCTGCCGCTGACCGCCGGGCACGTGGTGGTCGCCGACGCGGCCGGCATCGTCGCCCTCTACACCCTGGCGACGTTGCGGCCGCGCCGGATCGTGGTGGCCGCGGCGCTCGGTGCGGCGGCGGCGATGACCGCGTCCGCGGTGCCCTGGCAGCCCGGCAGTGTGTGGGCCCTGGAGAACCTGCTGCCGCTCAACTACGCCGTGATCGCCGCCGCCGTCGGGGACGCGAGCCGCAACCGGCGGGAGTTGCTGGCCGAGGTCCGGCAGCGGGCGGTCCAGGCCGAACTCACCCGTGAGCAGGAAGCTCGGCGGCAGGTCCGGGAGGAGCGGGTCCGGATCGCCCGGGACCTGCACGATGTGGTCGCCCACCACATCACTCTGGTCAACGCCCAGGCCGGGGTCGCCCATCATCTGATGCGGTCACATCCGGACCGGGCCCAACTGGCGCTGGCCGGGATCCGCGAGACCAGCCGGGTCGCCCTGGACGAGTTGCGCTGCACGGTCGGGTTGCTGCGTTCCGACGACGAGACACCGCAGAGCCGGCAGCCGACACCGACTCTGACCGATCTCGACGGGCTGGTCGGTTCGTTCCGCGCGTCCGGTTTCGACGTGACCGTGCACCGGGACGGGACGCCCCGGCCGCTGACCGGGTCGGCGGACGTCTCCGCGTACCGGATCGTGCAGGAGGCCCTGACCAACGCCGGGAAACACGGCACCGTGCGGCACGCCGAGGTGTATCTCGCCTACGACGACACCCGGCTGCGGATCGCCGTGGTCAACCCGGCCCGGCCCGGTCACCGGGGCGCCGGCACCGGGCACGGCCTGATCGGCATGCGGGAACGCGCCGGCGCGGTGGGCGGAACCCTGACCGCGCGGATGGACGGCGACGGCCGGTTCGTCGTCGAGGCCGATCTTCCGCTGGAGCGCTCCTGA
- a CDS encoding response regulator, giving the protein MTIRILLADDQALLRATFRLLLDAEPDIEVVGEAANGAEAVDLARRTRADLVLMDIRMPEMDGIEATRRITGDDDLAGVRVLILTTFETDEFVVSALHAGASGFLGKGVNPEDLLQAVRTVAAGESLLSPSATTALIERFLAQSPAPGPQAQAASSHRPEALADLTPREREITVLVAAGLSNDEIGVRLFISSSTAKTHVNRAMMKTGSRDRAQLVVFAYENGLAGG; this is encoded by the coding sequence GTGACGATCCGCATCCTCCTCGCCGACGACCAGGCGCTGCTGCGTGCCACGTTCCGGCTGCTGCTGGACGCCGAGCCGGACATCGAGGTGGTCGGTGAGGCGGCCAACGGTGCCGAGGCGGTCGATCTGGCCCGGCGGACCAGGGCCGATCTGGTGCTGATGGACATCCGGATGCCGGAGATGGACGGCATCGAGGCGACCCGGCGCATCACCGGCGACGACGATCTGGCCGGGGTGCGGGTGCTGATCCTGACCACGTTCGAGACCGACGAGTTCGTGGTCTCCGCGTTGCACGCCGGGGCCAGCGGTTTCCTGGGCAAGGGCGTCAACCCGGAGGATCTGCTGCAGGCGGTACGGACGGTCGCCGCCGGTGAGTCGCTGCTCTCCCCCAGCGCCACCACCGCGCTGATCGAGCGGTTCCTGGCCCAGTCACCGGCGCCGGGCCCGCAGGCGCAGGCGGCGTCCTCGCATCGGCCGGAGGCGCTGGCCGATCTGACACCCCGGGAGCGGGAGATCACCGTGCTCGTCGCGGCCGGACTGTCCAACGACGAGATCGGGGTGCGGCTGTTCATCAGCAGTTCGACCGCGAAGACCCATGTCAACCGGGCGATGATGAAGACCGGTTCACGGGATCGGGCCCAGCTCGTGGTGTTCGCGTACGAGAACGGCCTGGCCGGTGGGTGA
- a CDS encoding GNAT family N-acetyltransferase, which yields MLNNPVWAALTGPQACFAEAAGNAARYLPEIAPFAALSDPADPSAWRDLATLTDFAVLTGPSITPLAGWRAETVTHGVQMIGQSMSGVQDPEAVPLTEKDVPEMLELVARAQPGPFLKRTVDLGRYLGIRDPDGRLVAMAGERFRMPGWTEVSAVCTDPAWRGKGLAARLTLAVAAGILARGELPFLHAVHDNDNAIRLYGRLGFTHNADVTFASYRI from the coding sequence GTGCTGAACAACCCCGTGTGGGCCGCCCTCACCGGGCCGCAGGCGTGTTTCGCCGAGGCCGCGGGCAACGCCGCCCGATACCTGCCCGAGATCGCCCCGTTCGCCGCGCTGAGCGACCCGGCCGACCCGTCCGCCTGGCGTGACCTGGCCACGCTCACCGACTTCGCCGTGCTCACCGGCCCGTCGATCACCCCTCTCGCCGGCTGGCGGGCCGAGACGGTGACGCACGGCGTGCAGATGATCGGCCAGAGCATGTCCGGTGTCCAGGACCCCGAGGCCGTCCCGCTCACCGAGAAGGACGTGCCCGAGATGCTGGAGCTGGTCGCGCGCGCCCAGCCCGGCCCGTTCCTGAAACGCACCGTCGACCTGGGCCGTTACCTCGGCATCCGGGACCCGGACGGCCGGCTGGTCGCGATGGCCGGCGAACGGTTCCGGATGCCCGGCTGGACCGAGGTGAGCGCGGTCTGCACCGACCCGGCGTGGCGCGGCAAGGGCCTCGCCGCCCGGCTCACCCTCGCGGTGGCGGCCGGCATCCTGGCCCGCGGTGAACTGCCGTTCCTGCACGCGGTGCACGACAACGACAACGCCATCCGGTTGTACGGGCGGCTCGGTTTCACCCACAACGCCGACGTGACGTTCGCGTCGTACCGGATCTGA
- a CDS encoding putative bifunctional diguanylate cyclase/phosphodiesterase has product MSTRVVRACFGVWTLIITGVYYALPDAHLYSWAALGYSCALAVLAGVWINKPARKLPWLLISLAIACFTTGDSWYNLVLARGEQPGFPGLADFFYLVFYPLLTAGLLMLVRARNGGGTNRAALLDALVPTVGLGLLAWVYWIAPFTRAEHLSTLEKLVSIGYPLGDVLVLAVILRMFTGSGKQIGSVGPLGVAMVGLLVSDVFYGQSQLNQAWNLGGPVDLGWIVFYSAMGYAALRPAMRELSEPVQSTDTSMDSHRLFWLSSAALIAPAVLALEYAQGREVEIARGGVVDAPVIAGSAALMFLMVLARVADLARSQRQASSLERALREASALLFATTNEREVFKAVSDGIARLMPPGQQFHLHLPEPADAGGTARSSIRLIPTAELPDGLRSGGYLNVLYATHPLTGDRVARLAIGAPDRVLRLLLPAFQTLGTQIAVVLERIALTAEVSRAEGEAWFRTLIQSAADVILIVGADGVIRYATPSAESLFGTDPTGSEMSALIAGSSQEALREVLFRVQAGAGDMDDIELTAIRAGGRTVEIECDLRDLRDDPTVAGLVVTLRDVTERRGLEKDLTHQAFHDALTGLANRVLFRDRLEQAFCVAERDGATLGVLFVDLDDFKEVNDTLGHMVGDQLLLHVAERITEIIGAGSTAARMGGDEFAVLVEQSNSVDAAERVAAALVEALAEPVEVSDGAGGTHVISARSSVGIATNRDADNATELLRHADLALYLAKGNGKGGWQRYQSDLHTAMMQRLEMRTALYEAIEQEQFVLQFQPIVELIDQKITGVEALVRWQHPSRGLLGPYHFVEAAEESGAIVGIGDWVLREALRQFTQWKTENPDTTLRYVSVNVSVRQFRSADFGDQVRSALAASGARPEWLLLEITESLVLKDADKVLADLKALRAMGVRIAIDDFGTGYSSLSYLRQMPVDVLKLDKSFIDDILHSRQQHALVDAIVTLSHNLDLAVVAEGIEEAGQRAALDAMGCRYGQGYHFAKPLWPGDVPAMTEQYEPYPAEQQEQPQRQVV; this is encoded by the coding sequence TTGTCGACGCGAGTGGTTCGCGCGTGCTTCGGCGTCTGGACGCTGATCATCACCGGCGTCTACTACGCCCTCCCGGACGCGCACCTGTACAGCTGGGCGGCGCTGGGTTACTCCTGCGCCCTCGCGGTGCTGGCCGGCGTGTGGATCAACAAGCCGGCCCGGAAGCTGCCGTGGTTGTTGATCAGCCTCGCCATCGCGTGTTTCACCACCGGTGACAGCTGGTACAACCTGGTCCTGGCCCGTGGCGAACAGCCCGGTTTCCCGGGTCTGGCGGACTTCTTCTACCTGGTCTTCTACCCGCTGCTGACGGCCGGCCTGCTGATGCTGGTCCGGGCCCGTAACGGCGGCGGCACGAACCGGGCGGCCCTGCTGGACGCGCTGGTCCCGACGGTCGGCCTGGGCCTGCTGGCCTGGGTGTACTGGATCGCCCCGTTCACCCGGGCCGAGCACCTGTCGACGCTGGAGAAGCTGGTCTCGATCGGCTATCCGCTCGGTGACGTGCTGGTGCTGGCCGTGATCCTGCGGATGTTCACCGGCTCGGGCAAGCAGATCGGTTCGGTCGGCCCGCTCGGGGTGGCCATGGTCGGCCTGCTGGTCTCCGACGTCTTCTACGGACAGTCGCAGCTCAACCAGGCGTGGAACCTGGGCGGCCCGGTCGACCTGGGCTGGATCGTCTTCTACTCGGCGATGGGTTACGCCGCGCTGCGCCCGGCGATGCGGGAGCTGTCCGAACCCGTCCAGAGCACCGACACGAGCATGGACAGCCACCGGCTGTTCTGGCTCAGCTCGGCCGCCCTGATCGCGCCGGCCGTCCTGGCTCTGGAGTACGCCCAGGGCCGGGAGGTGGAGATCGCCCGCGGCGGGGTGGTCGACGCCCCGGTGATCGCCGGTTCCGCGGCGCTGATGTTCCTGATGGTCCTGGCCCGGGTCGCCGACCTGGCGCGGTCGCAGCGGCAGGCCAGCAGCCTGGAACGGGCGCTGCGGGAGGCGAGCGCGCTGCTGTTCGCGACGACGAACGAGCGCGAGGTGTTCAAGGCGGTCAGCGACGGCATCGCCCGGCTGATGCCGCCCGGCCAGCAGTTCCACCTGCACCTGCCGGAACCGGCGGACGCCGGTGGGACGGCCCGGTCGTCGATCCGGCTGATCCCCACCGCCGAACTGCCCGACGGCCTGCGGTCCGGTGGCTACCTCAACGTCCTCTACGCCACCCACCCGCTCACCGGGGACCGGGTCGCCCGCCTGGCGATCGGCGCCCCGGACCGGGTGCTGCGCCTGCTGCTGCCCGCGTTCCAGACCCTCGGCACGCAGATCGCCGTGGTGCTGGAGCGGATCGCGCTGACCGCCGAGGTGAGCCGCGCCGAGGGTGAGGCCTGGTTCCGGACGCTGATCCAGAGTGCCGCCGACGTGATCCTGATCGTCGGCGCCGACGGGGTGATCCGCTACGCCACCCCGTCGGCGGAGTCGCTGTTCGGGACCGACCCGACCGGCTCGGAGATGTCGGCGCTGATCGCCGGCAGTTCGCAGGAGGCGCTGCGCGAGGTGCTGTTCCGGGTCCAGGCCGGGGCCGGCGACATGGACGACATCGAGCTGACCGCGATCCGGGCCGGTGGCCGCACCGTCGAGATCGAATGCGACCTGCGGGACCTGCGCGACGACCCGACGGTGGCCGGACTGGTCGTGACGCTACGGGACGTGACCGAACGGCGCGGGCTGGAGAAGGACCTCACCCACCAGGCGTTCCACGACGCGCTGACCGGGCTGGCCAACCGGGTGCTGTTCCGGGACCGGCTGGAACAGGCGTTCTGCGTGGCCGAACGGGACGGCGCCACCTTGGGAGTGCTCTTCGTCGACCTGGACGACTTCAAGGAGGTGAACGACACCCTCGGCCACATGGTCGGCGACCAGCTGCTGCTGCACGTGGCCGAACGGATCACCGAGATCATCGGCGCCGGCAGCACCGCGGCCCGGATGGGTGGCGACGAGTTCGCCGTCCTGGTCGAGCAGAGCAACTCGGTGGACGCCGCCGAACGGGTGGCCGCCGCACTGGTGGAGGCCCTCGCCGAGCCGGTCGAGGTGTCCGACGGTGCCGGGGGCACGCACGTGATCAGTGCCCGGTCCAGCGTCGGCATCGCCACCAACCGCGACGCCGACAACGCCACCGAGCTGCTGCGGCACGCCGATCTGGCGCTCTACCTGGCCAAGGGCAACGGCAAGGGCGGCTGGCAGCGCTACCAGAGCGACCTGCACACCGCGATGATGCAGCGCCTGGAGATGCGCACGGCCCTGTACGAGGCGATCGAGCAGGAGCAGTTCGTGCTCCAGTTCCAGCCGATCGTGGAACTCATCGACCAGAAGATCACCGGAGTGGAGGCGCTGGTCCGCTGGCAGCACCCGTCGCGGGGGCTGCTCGGGCCGTACCACTTCGTGGAGGCCGCCGAGGAGAGCGGTGCGATCGTCGGCATCGGCGACTGGGTGCTGCGGGAGGCGCTGCGGCAGTTCACGCAGTGGAAGACCGAAAACCCGGACACCACGCTGCGGTACGTCAGTGTCAACGTGTCGGTGCGCCAGTTCCGCAGTGCCGACTTCGGCGACCAGGTCCGTTCGGCGCTGGCCGCCAGTGGGGCCCGGCCGGAGTGGCTGCTGCTGGAGATCACCGAGAGTCTGGTGCTCAAGGACGCCGACAAGGTGCTCGCCGACCTGAAGGCGCTGCGGGCGATGGGTGTGCGGATCGCGATCGACGACTTCGGCACCGGTTACTCGTCGCTGAGTTACCTGCGGCAGATGCCGGTGGACGTGCTGAAGCTGGACAAGTCGTTCATCGACGACATCCTGCACAGCCGTCAGCAGCACGCGCTCGTCGACGCGATCGTCACCCTGTCGCACAACCTCGACCTGGCCGTGGTGGCCGAGGGTATCGAGGAGGCCGGCCAGCGGGCCGCGCTGGACGCGATGGGCTGCCGCTACGGCCAGGGTTACCACTTCGCCAAGCCGCTGTGGCCCGGTGACGTGCCGGCCATGACCGAGCAGTACGAGCCGTACCCCGCCGAGCAGCAGGAACAGCCGCAGCGCCAGGTGGTGTGA
- a CDS encoding 5'-3' exonuclease — MSRPLLAVDAPSLYFRAFHGIPEKAAQTEAGEPVNAIRGFLDMLAQLIRTRRPDRLVCALDADWRPAWRVKLVPSYKQHRVAHGDVEEVPASLEKQVPVLLDVLAAIGIPAFGVPGYEADDVLGTLAVGQPAPVEVVSGDRDLFQLVDDARRTRLLYCGRGVAKLEDADEALVTAKYGVPARWYADFAAMRGDPSDGLPGVAGVGEKTAARLIERYGGVEEILAALDDPDAGFAPGVRTKLDVSRDYLARALPVCKVAVDVPLPEFDPVLPGAPRDPDALLALAERWNLAGSARRLVDALAM; from the coding sequence GTGAGCCGACCACTGCTGGCAGTTGACGCCCCGAGCCTGTACTTCCGCGCCTTCCACGGGATTCCGGAGAAGGCCGCGCAGACCGAGGCCGGGGAGCCGGTCAACGCGATCCGCGGCTTCCTCGACATGCTGGCCCAGTTGATCCGCACCCGGCGCCCGGACCGGCTGGTCTGTGCGCTGGACGCGGACTGGCGACCGGCGTGGCGGGTGAAGCTGGTGCCATCGTACAAGCAGCACCGGGTCGCGCACGGTGACGTCGAGGAGGTGCCGGCGTCGCTGGAGAAGCAGGTTCCGGTGCTGCTCGACGTGCTGGCCGCGATCGGCATCCCGGCGTTCGGGGTGCCCGGTTACGAGGCCGACGACGTGCTGGGCACCCTCGCCGTGGGGCAGCCGGCGCCGGTCGAGGTGGTCTCCGGCGACCGTGACCTGTTCCAGCTGGTCGACGACGCCCGCCGGACGCGGCTGCTCTACTGCGGGCGCGGGGTGGCGAAACTGGAGGACGCCGACGAGGCCCTGGTGACGGCGAAGTACGGGGTGCCGGCCCGCTGGTACGCGGACTTCGCGGCGATGCGCGGCGACCCGAGCGACGGCCTGCCGGGCGTCGCCGGGGTGGGCGAGAAGACCGCGGCCCGGCTGATCGAGCGGTACGGCGGGGTCGAGGAGATCCTGGCCGCGCTCGACGATCCGGACGCCGGGTTCGCGCCGGGGGTCCGTACGAAACTGGACGTCTCGCGGGACTACCTGGCCCGGGCGCTGCCGGTGTGCAAGGTCGCCGTCGACGTCCCGCTGCCGGAGTTCGACCCGGTGCTGCCGGGCGCTCCCCGGGACCCGGACGCGCTGCTGGCCCTGGCCGAGCGGTGGAATCTGGCCGGTTCCGCCCGTCGTCTGGTGGACGCGCTGGCGATGTAG
- a CDS encoding anthrone oxygenase family protein codes for MSEVRDRRADAALSAATVSTGLMAGLFYAFDVAVMPGLAQADDDTFVSSMRHINRAIENPVFAATYFGSLALPATAAVLHWRAGNRKAAGWALAGTIGYGAVLAVTARHHVPLNRRLDAGGSRAAFEKRWAGGNIGRTALTTVALACLTRALHRTT; via the coding sequence ATGTCCGAAGTCAGGGACCGCCGGGCCGACGCCGCCCTCAGTGCCGCCACCGTGTCGACCGGGCTGATGGCCGGGTTGTTCTACGCCTTCGACGTCGCGGTGATGCCGGGGCTGGCGCAGGCCGACGACGACACGTTCGTGTCGTCGATGCGTCACATCAACCGGGCGATCGAGAACCCGGTCTTCGCCGCCACCTACTTCGGCTCGCTGGCGCTCCCGGCCACCGCGGCCGTGCTGCACTGGCGGGCCGGCAACCGCAAGGCCGCCGGCTGGGCCCTGGCCGGGACGATCGGGTACGGCGCGGTGCTGGCCGTGACCGCGCGACACCACGTGCCGCTGAACCGGCGGCTCGACGCGGGCGGTTCACGGGCCGCCTTCGAGAAGCGCTGGGCCGGCGGCAACATCGGGCGCACCGCCCTCACCACCGTCGCGCTGGCCTGCCTGACCCGCGCCCTGCACCGCACCACCTGA
- the metK gene encoding methionine adenosyltransferase translates to MARRLFTSESVTEGHPDKIADQISDGILDALLAEDPRSRVAVETLITTGQVHVAGEVTTRAYADIPKIVRDTVLGIGYDSSQKGFDGASCGVNVSIGGQSPDIALGVDAEGAGDQGMMFGFACSETPELMPLPIALAHRLARRLAAVRKDGTVPYLRPDGKTQVTIEYDGTRPVRLDTVVISSQHAAGISLDGLLTPDIREHVITPELAGLDTEGYRLLVNPTGRFEIGGPMGDAGLTGRKIIIDTYGGYARHGGGAFSGKDPSKVDRSAAYAMRWVAKNVVAAGLAERCEVQVAYAIGKAHPVSLFVETFGTETVPAERIEKAVQEVFDLRPAAIIRDLDLLRPIYQRTAAYGHFGRDFTWENTDRAEELRRLAG, encoded by the coding sequence ATGGCACGTCGCCTGTTCACATCCGAGTCGGTCACCGAAGGCCACCCGGACAAGATCGCCGATCAGATCAGCGACGGGATCCTGGACGCGCTGCTGGCCGAGGACCCGCGCAGCCGGGTCGCGGTGGAGACCCTGATCACCACCGGTCAGGTGCACGTGGCGGGCGAGGTCACCACCCGCGCCTACGCGGACATTCCGAAGATCGTGCGGGACACCGTCCTGGGCATCGGCTACGACTCGTCGCAGAAGGGTTTCGACGGCGCGTCCTGCGGGGTGAACGTCTCGATCGGCGGCCAGTCGCCGGACATCGCCCTGGGTGTGGACGCCGAGGGGGCCGGCGACCAGGGGATGATGTTCGGCTTCGCCTGCTCGGAGACACCTGAGTTGATGCCGCTGCCGATCGCCCTCGCGCACCGCCTCGCCCGCCGGCTGGCGGCGGTCCGCAAGGACGGCACGGTCCCCTACCTGCGGCCGGACGGCAAGACCCAGGTCACCATCGAGTACGACGGGACGCGCCCCGTTCGCCTCGACACGGTGGTGATCTCCTCCCAGCACGCCGCCGGGATCTCCCTCGACGGGCTGCTCACGCCGGACATCCGGGAGCACGTGATCACCCCGGAACTGGCCGGTCTGGACACCGAGGGTTACCGGCTGCTGGTCAACCCGACCGGCCGGTTCGAGATCGGCGGGCCGATGGGTGACGCCGGGCTGACCGGCCGCAAGATCATCATCGACACCTACGGTGGTTACGCCCGGCACGGTGGTGGCGCGTTCTCCGGCAAGGACCCGTCGAAGGTCGACCGTTCGGCGGCGTACGCCATGCGCTGGGTCGCCAAGAACGTGGTCGCGGCCGGTCTCGCTGAACGCTGTGAGGTGCAGGTCGCCTATGCGATCGGCAAGGCGCACCCGGTGTCGCTGTTCGTGGAGACCTTCGGCACCGAGACGGTTCCGGCCGAACGGATCGAGAAGGCCGTCCAGGAGGTGTTCGACCTGCGCCCGGCCGCGATCATCCGGGACCTGGACCTGCTGCGCCCGATCTATCAGCGGACCGCCGCCTACGGGCACTTCGGCCGGGATTTCACGTGGGAGAACACCGACCGGGCCGAGGAGCTGCGGCGTCTGGCCGGATGA